The Fusarium falciforme chromosome 7, complete sequence genome window below encodes:
- a CDS encoding MFS domain-containing protein codes for MAWSEAFGRLAFAKKHDRTPEERAFVRRLDLFLMTFGCISQVIKFLDQTNITSAYVSGMKEDLELFGNELNFFTTYFNIGYCIMLIPSQIILTYVRPSIWLSTLEIAWGVITGLIAIVHNERQIYALRFVLGLLESSAWPGMITLLMLWYTPSELAKRMGFYHSARAVGGMMSGALQVAILNTLDGHSGLPGWRWLFIINAIMTIVLGFFGYVMLPDTPNKPNPWAKWWFNDTHAQIAMKRLERHGRSESKKITWAASKRAARMWITYYIPAYWVVSGMSAGALGYFNVFLRSLMDSQGQPVWTKTQVNAIPIGGGAIQVVCIWFWCILSDLLQVRWQLIVTQSAIGLIPAIIMTIWTRNPGSVPLSAAYASYFMTYMVQASGLILLAWFTDINRFPGEPEARALIVGISVVAIYAVDAGSQVSVWPATQAPYYKTGWVVMLSMWTAGIILIVTLHLIDKRYVTPKRIATSEPIQTVEYENDSAGSDKNEKRVQVSSLA; via the exons ATGGCGTGGTCAGAAGCTTTCGGCCGTTTGGCCTTTGCGAAGAAGCATGACAGAACTCCAGAGGAGCGCGCCTTTGTTCGCAGGCTGGACCTGTTCCTCATGACATTTGGATGCATCTCCCAAG TCATCAAGTTTTTGGATCAAACAAACATCACATCCGCATATGTGAGCGGCATGAAGGAAGATCTTGAGCTGTTTGGAAATGAGCTGAACTT CTTCACGACCTATTTCAATATCGGCTACTGTATCATGCTCATTCCCTCTCAAATCATCTTGACCTATGTGCGACCAAGCATTTGGCTTTCTACGCTCGAGATTGCTTGGGGTGTTATCACTGGCCTCATTGCTATTGTACACAATGAGAGGCAGATTTACGCACTCCGCTTTGTCCTTGGTCTGCTGGAGAGCAGTGCATGGCCAGGCATGATCACCTTGCTGA TGTTGTGGTATACTCCCTCTGAACTGGCAAAAAGAATGGGTTTCTACCACTCTGCGCGAGCTGTCGGTGGTATGATGTCTGGAGCCCTGCAAGTTGCCATCTTGAACACTCTTGATGGACACAGTGGCCTCCCTGGTTGGCG ATGGCTAttcatcatcaacgccatcatgaccatcGTGCTTGGCTTCTTCGGCTACGTCATGCTTCCCGACACCCCCAACAAGCCAAACCCCTGGGCCAAGTGGTGGTTCAATGACACTCACGCGCAAATCGCTATGAAGAGACTTGAGCGACATGGCCGGTCTGAATCCAAAAAGATTACATGGGCAGCGTCCAA GCGAGCCGCGCGCATGTGGATCACGTACTACATCCCCGCCTACTGGGTGGTCAGCGGAATGAGTGCCGGAGCACTGGGATACTTCAATGTCTTCCTCCGATCACTGATGGACAGCCAGGGCCAACCCGTCTGGACAAAGACACAGGTCAATGCAATTCCCATTGGCGGAGGTGCCATCCAAGTAGTCTGCA TTTGGTTTTGGTGTATTCTGTCAGATCTGCTGCAGGTTCGATGGCAGCTCATTGTCACCCAGA GTGCCATCGGCCTTATCccagccatcatcatgacgATTTGGACACGGAACCCCGGCAGTGTACCTCTGAGTGCAGCTTACGCGAGTTACTTCATGACTTACATGGTCCAAGCCTCGGGTCTTATCCTACTAGCTTGGTTTACCGACAT CAACAGGTTCCCAGGAGAGCCTGAAGCTCGAGCCCTGATCGTTGGAATCTCGGTCGTCGCTATCTACGCCGTTGACGCTGGTAGCCAAGTTTCCGTCTGGCCAGCAACCCAAGCCCCTTACT ACAAAACGGGTTGGGTTGTCATGCTCTCTATGTGGACAGCaggcatcatcctcatcgtcactcTACACTTGATCGACAAACGATATGTCAC ACCAAAGCGGATCGCCACTTCCGAGCCCATCCAGACCGTAGAGTATGAGAATGACTCAGCTGGATCCGATAAGAACGAGAAGCGTGTTCAAGTCAGCAGTTTGGCGTAG